One genomic segment of Pseudomonas fortuita includes these proteins:
- a CDS encoding AEC family transporter: protein MFASLFAVLAPVFIVAGIGFAWARKGLDYPTDFIARVVMTVGTPSLVLSTLSRTELNPDAFTSMALACLLCTLGMALVALLVCRASGMHWRVLLPAFMFPNTGNMGLPISLYAFGEHGLALAVAFFLTLSIVQFTIGMAISGTAASLKALLRNPIVISLAGAMPIIFLDFELPRWLANTADLLGGMTIPLMLLTLGVSLASIRLRHVGSGLLLGGLRIGLGAAMGWAVGAALGMDNLEHAVLVVQSAMPVAVFNYLMAVRANREPEQVANLVMCSTVLSFVWLPVVLAWWM from the coding sequence ATGTTCGCGTCGCTGTTCGCAGTCCTGGCCCCGGTCTTCATCGTCGCCGGCATCGGCTTTGCCTGGGCCCGCAAGGGCCTGGACTACCCCACCGATTTCATCGCCCGGGTCGTGATGACTGTCGGTACCCCGTCGCTGGTGCTGTCCACCCTCAGTCGCACCGAGCTGAACCCTGACGCCTTCACCAGCATGGCCTTGGCTTGCCTGCTGTGCACCCTGGGCATGGCCTTGGTCGCCTTGCTGGTGTGTCGTGCTTCGGGCATGCATTGGCGGGTACTGCTGCCGGCGTTCATGTTTCCTAATACGGGCAATATGGGCCTGCCGATCAGCTTGTATGCCTTCGGTGAGCACGGCCTGGCACTGGCCGTGGCGTTTTTCCTGACCTTGTCGATCGTGCAGTTCACCATCGGCATGGCCATCTCTGGCACAGCGGCTTCGCTCAAGGCGCTGCTGCGCAACCCTATTGTCATCAGCCTGGCCGGCGCCATGCCCATCATCTTTCTCGATTTCGAGCTACCGCGCTGGCTGGCAAACACTGCAGATTTGCTCGGCGGCATGACCATTCCGCTGATGTTGCTGACCCTGGGGGTGTCGCTGGCCAGCATTCGCCTGCGTCACGTGGGCAGCGGCCTGTTGCTGGGCGGCTTGCGCATTGGCCTGGGGGCTGCGATGGGCTGGGCAGTGGGGGCGGCGCTAGGCATGGACAACCTTGAGCACGCGGTACTGGTGGTACAGTCGGCGATGCCGGTTGCTGTGTTCAACTACCTGATGGCGGTGCGGGCCAATCGTGAGCCGGAGCAGGTGGCGAACCTGGTGATGTGTTCGACGGTGCTTTCGTTTGTCTGGTTGCCGGTGGTGCTGGCCTGGTGGATGTAA
- a CDS encoding MFS transporter: protein MSPRLLAMALAPLLGLFIIALGNGFMSSLTTLRLGAAGESATTIGVVSSTYFLGLTLGAIFNDRLILRIGHIRAYTSFASLIGATILLQGLFYDVTWWSVLRLINGWAAVGVFLVIESWLLLAGDAKIRGRLLALYMIAFYGAGVIAQAGLGEITQLGDTAPFMLAGVLAALSVLPIVILPRVSPLLDQVEPLKPRQLLGVAPSGLVGCFGSGVAIAGIYALLPLYLQRIGLAVGEVGNMMAWVILGAMLLQYPVGRWSDRKDRQDVLIALAALCVVLSLVTVFLPSDSFLLPAMLFLLGGGVFTLYPVAVSHAADRAPSDALVPMIQGLLLINSLGSAMAPVAISPMMTEFGEAGLFWAFAVVNLAMVCFFMWRRGKRPAAEHPAPFTASTTFSPTGAELRVTEDLMHAAQEHPPLDPVESPAQRSEPV from the coding sequence ATGTCTCCGCGTTTGCTGGCCATGGCGCTGGCGCCCCTGCTCGGGCTGTTCATCATTGCCTTGGGCAACGGCTTCATGTCTTCCCTGACTACCCTGCGCCTGGGCGCTGCCGGTGAGTCGGCCACCACCATCGGCGTCGTCTCGTCCACCTACTTCCTAGGCCTGACCCTGGGCGCCATCTTCAACGACCGGCTGATCTTGCGCATCGGCCATATCCGCGCCTACACAAGCTTCGCTTCGCTGATCGGCGCGACCATCCTGCTGCAGGGGCTGTTCTACGACGTCACCTGGTGGTCGGTGCTGCGCCTGATCAACGGGTGGGCGGCAGTCGGCGTGTTCCTGGTGATCGAAAGCTGGCTGCTGCTGGCCGGCGATGCAAAAATCCGCGGCCGCCTGCTGGCGCTGTACATGATCGCCTTCTACGGCGCCGGGGTGATTGCCCAGGCAGGCCTTGGCGAAATCACCCAGCTTGGCGACACCGCACCCTTCATGCTGGCTGGGGTACTGGCTGCCCTGTCGGTACTGCCCATCGTGATCCTCCCGCGGGTATCGCCACTGCTGGACCAGGTCGAACCCCTCAAACCCCGCCAATTGTTGGGTGTGGCACCGTCTGGCCTGGTTGGCTGCTTTGGTTCGGGGGTGGCGATTGCCGGCATTTATGCCCTGCTGCCGCTGTACCTGCAGCGCATCGGCCTGGCCGTGGGCGAGGTCGGCAACATGATGGCCTGGGTGATCCTCGGCGCCATGCTGCTGCAATACCCGGTGGGCCGCTGGTCCGACCGCAAGGATCGCCAGGATGTGCTGATTGCCCTGGCTGCACTGTGCGTGGTGTTGTCGCTGGTCACAGTATTCCTGCCGTCGGACTCGTTCCTGCTGCCGGCCATGCTGTTCCTGCTGGGTGGTGGCGTGTTCACGCTGTACCCGGTGGCGGTCAGCCATGCGGCCGACCGCGCGCCTTCCGACGCGCTGGTACCGATGATTCAAGGCTTGTTGTTGATCAACTCACTGGGTTCGGCCATGGCGCCGGTGGCCATTTCGCCCATGATGACCGAGTTTGGCGAGGCCGGGTTGTTCTGGGCCTTTGCCGTGGTCAACCTGGCCATGGTGTGCTTTTTCATGTGGCGACGCGGCAAGCGCCCGGCCGCAGAGCACCCGGCACCGTTCACCGCTTCGACCACCTTCTCGCCAACCGGCGCCGAGCTGCGGGTAACCGAAGACCTGATGCATGCGGCGCAGGAGCATCCGCCGCTGGATCCCGTGGAAAGCCCGGCGCAACGCTCAGAGCCTGTCTGA
- a CDS encoding YbhB/YbcL family Raf kinase inhibitor-like protein, with translation MNVKPWLLAALLPCTALASSSNQGALSISSSSFTDGGVIALQQVGQDPACGAGEERTPQLSWNNLPAGTQSLALIMFDPDGGKGIGVVHWVAYNIDPEHDGLKEGMAGLSGQYVTVGRNSRGTLSYRGPCPPAGDNPHHYALTLIATDLPLGTLPEGLDRSGLLQLLQGHALGAQSLIGRYGH, from the coding sequence ATGAACGTCAAACCCTGGCTGCTCGCCGCCCTGCTGCCCTGCACAGCCTTGGCAAGCAGTAGCAACCAAGGGGCGCTGTCGATCAGTTCCTCGTCATTCACTGATGGGGGCGTGATCGCCCTGCAGCAGGTCGGGCAGGACCCGGCCTGCGGCGCAGGCGAGGAGCGCACCCCGCAACTGAGTTGGAACAACCTGCCCGCAGGTACCCAGTCGCTCGCGCTGATCATGTTCGACCCGGACGGCGGCAAGGGTATCGGCGTGGTGCACTGGGTCGCGTACAACATTGACCCGGAGCACGATGGGCTCAAGGAAGGCATGGCCGGGCTCAGTGGGCAATACGTGACTGTGGGGCGCAACTCGCGGGGCACCCTCAGCTACCGAGGCCCCTGCCCACCCGCTGGCGACAACCCGCACCATTACGCACTGACGCTCATTGCCACAGACCTGCCCTTGGGCACGCTTCCCGAGGGACTGGACCGCAGCGGTCTGTTGCAGTTGCTGCAAGGCCACGCATTAGGGGCGCAGAGCCTGATCGGGCGCTACGGCCATTGA
- a CDS encoding 3-deoxy-7-phosphoheptulonate synthase produces the protein MQASNLALPLTQPQAANTTVSKRLPSPHLLKQQMPLSSELAQQVQAHRQAIRNILEGRDERLLVIVGPCSIHDPRSALEYADRLAALSREVGDKLLLVMRAYVEKPRTTVGWKGLAYDPHLDGSDDMHSGIALSRGLMLSMIERGLPVATELLQPMAAGYFDDLLAWAAIGARTTESQIHREMVSGLELPVGFKNGTDGGISIATDAMRSAAHPHRHFGMDAQGHPAIIETLGNPDTHLVLRGGHKGPNYDANSIAMARQALAKVGVQARIMVDCSHANSGKDPARQPAVFNDVLEQRLAGDRSIVGVMIEGHLFDGCQALGKGALKYGVSITDGCLGWASTETLLREAALKL, from the coding sequence ATGCAAGCTTCCAACCTCGCCCTGCCCCTGACTCAGCCGCAAGCAGCCAACACCACGGTCAGCAAGCGCCTGCCCAGCCCGCACCTGCTCAAGCAACAGATGCCGCTGTCCAGTGAACTGGCCCAGCAAGTCCAGGCCCACCGCCAGGCCATCCGCAACATCCTCGAAGGCCGCGACGAGCGCCTGCTGGTAATCGTCGGCCCGTGCTCGATCCACGACCCACGCTCGGCGCTGGAATACGCCGACCGCCTGGCCGCCCTCAGCCGCGAAGTCGGTGACAAGCTGCTGCTGGTGATGCGCGCCTACGTCGAAAAACCGCGTACTACCGTCGGCTGGAAAGGTCTGGCCTACGACCCACACCTGGATGGCAGCGACGACATGCACTCGGGTATTGCCTTGTCCCGCGGGCTGATGCTGAGCATGATCGAACGTGGCCTGCCGGTGGCCACCGAGCTGCTGCAACCGATGGCCGCCGGCTACTTCGACGACCTGCTGGCCTGGGCCGCAATTGGCGCACGCACTACCGAATCGCAAATTCACCGCGAAATGGTCAGTGGCCTGGAACTGCCGGTCGGGTTCAAGAACGGCACCGACGGCGGCATTTCCATCGCCACCGACGCCATGCGCAGCGCAGCCCACCCGCACCGCCACTTCGGCATGGATGCGCAGGGCCACCCGGCAATCATCGAAACCCTGGGCAACCCGGACACGCACTTGGTACTGCGCGGTGGCCACAAAGGGCCCAACTACGATGCCAACAGCATCGCCATGGCCCGTCAGGCATTGGCCAAGGTTGGCGTTCAGGCGCGCATCATGGTCGATTGCAGCCACGCCAACAGCGGCAAGGACCCGGCTCGTCAGCCGGCGGTGTTCAACGATGTGCTGGAGCAACGCCTGGCAGGCGATCGCTCGATCGTTGGCGTGATGATCGAGGGGCACCTGTTCGACGGCTGCCAGGCGCTGGGCAAGGGTGCACTGAAGTACGGCGTTTCGATCACCGACGGCTGCCTGGGCTGGGCCTCGACCGAAACCTTGTTGCGTGAGGCTGCACTAAAACTGTGA
- a CDS encoding peptidylprolyl isomerase, with protein sequence MARATARHILVSSEEKCNELKTQIEAGADFAEIAKANSTCPSSRQGGDLGSFGPGQMVKEFDTVVFSAPVNTVQGPVKTQFGYHLLEVTSRQD encoded by the coding sequence ATGGCCCGTGCAACCGCCCGCCACATCCTGGTCAGCAGCGAAGAGAAATGCAACGAACTGAAAACCCAGATCGAAGCAGGCGCCGACTTCGCTGAAATCGCCAAAGCCAACTCGACCTGCCCGTCCAGCCGTCAGGGCGGTGACCTGGGCTCGTTCGGCCCAGGCCAGATGGTCAAGGAGTTCGACACCGTGGTGTTCAGCGCCCCGGTCAACACCGTGCAAGGCCCGGTGAAGACCCAGTTCGGCTACCACCTGCTGGAAGTGACCAGCCGCCAGGACTGA
- a CDS encoding extracellular solute-binding protein — protein sequence MGFTVHAAPSHALTVYDEAPRYAPNFQHFDYVNPDAPKGGILRRSAIEIGQFDHILPYIDKGIGVSEVDGLLYAPLAVRSFDEPYTVYGLIARSMERGPADAWLRFEIDPLATFADGKPVRAEDVRFTFELLMSKGSLKYRTQFADVTGVTVEGPQHVRFDFKPDHGRTLALDLASLPVLPEHDWQQRDFANGAGFDKPVGSGPYRIGRIDNGRSITFERDPTWWARNRPASRGRYNFDQLRIEYFGDTEVARQVLKGGGYDYNREFSATAYTLGYNGAQLDDGRLQRAHLGPAKPQVAQGFVFNLDQPQFKDRRVRQALGMLWDYEWSNRQMMRNLYIRQQSVFSNTPLAARKLPDADELKLLDPLRGKIPDEVFTTVFTAPVTDGSGIVRKQQLQALDLLEQAGWHPEGDRLVNSQGTPLAFTFLNGQSGMERLLLPWKRNLAQIGVTLNIRNVDSAQYVNRLMARDYDMIVTGYPVSLSPGAELYNYFGSAAAHDPGSNNLMVLQDPAVDHLIDGLVRAGTQADMLHHAHALDRVLQWNYYWIPNYYPPGSSTAWWNRFGLPKVQATYDEGLDTWWEVSPTPLTNAQMAERRKLSP from the coding sequence ATGGGCTTTACCGTCCATGCCGCTCCCAGCCACGCCCTCACCGTCTACGACGAAGCCCCCCGCTACGCCCCCAACTTCCAGCATTTCGACTACGTAAACCCCGACGCCCCCAAGGGCGGCATCCTGCGCCGCTCGGCCATCGAGATCGGCCAGTTCGACCATATTTTGCCGTACATCGACAAAGGCATCGGCGTCAGCGAGGTCGACGGCCTGCTGTACGCGCCACTGGCCGTACGCTCGTTCGATGAACCCTATACCGTCTATGGCCTGATTGCCCGCAGCATGGAGCGTGGCCCGGCGGATGCCTGGCTGCGTTTCGAGATAGACCCGCTTGCCACCTTCGCCGATGGAAAGCCGGTGCGCGCCGAGGACGTACGTTTCACCTTCGAGCTGTTGATGAGCAAGGGCAGCCTCAAGTACCGCACGCAGTTCGCCGATGTCACCGGCGTAACCGTGGAAGGCCCGCAGCACGTGCGCTTCGACTTCAAGCCCGACCACGGCCGAACCCTGGCGCTGGACCTCGCCAGCTTGCCAGTGCTACCCGAACATGACTGGCAGCAGCGCGACTTCGCCAATGGTGCGGGTTTCGACAAGCCAGTTGGCAGCGGGCCATACCGCATCGGGCGCATCGACAACGGCCGCAGCATCACCTTCGAACGAGACCCGACCTGGTGGGCACGCAACCGGCCGGCCAGCCGGGGCCGCTACAATTTTGACCAGCTGCGCATCGAGTACTTCGGTGACACCGAGGTGGCGCGGCAGGTGCTCAAAGGCGGTGGCTACGACTATAACCGCGAGTTTTCCGCCACCGCCTACACCCTGGGCTACAACGGCGCACAACTGGACGATGGCCGCTTGCAACGCGCGCACCTGGGCCCGGCCAAACCGCAGGTTGCCCAGGGTTTCGTATTCAACCTCGACCAGCCGCAGTTCAAGGACCGCCGCGTGCGCCAGGCGCTGGGCATGCTGTGGGACTACGAGTGGAGCAACCGGCAGATGATGCGCAACCTGTACATCCGCCAGCAAAGCGTGTTCTCCAACACACCGCTGGCGGCTCGCAAGCTGCCGGATGCCGACGAACTGAAGCTGCTCGATCCGTTGCGCGGCAAAATACCGGACGAAGTCTTCACCACTGTGTTCACCGCTCCGGTAACCGATGGTTCGGGGATTGTCCGCAAGCAGCAGTTGCAGGCCCTGGACCTGCTTGAACAAGCCGGCTGGCACCCCGAAGGGGACCGCCTGGTGAACAGCCAGGGCACACCGCTGGCATTCACCTTCCTCAACGGCCAGTCAGGCATGGAGCGCCTGCTGCTGCCATGGAAGCGTAACCTGGCACAGATCGGCGTCACCCTGAACATCCGCAATGTCGATTCGGCCCAGTACGTCAACCGCCTGATGGCACGGGACTACGACATGATCGTCACCGGCTACCCGGTCAGCCTGTCGCCCGGTGCCGAGCTGTACAACTACTTTGGCTCGGCAGCCGCGCACGACCCCGGCTCGAACAACCTGATGGTGCTGCAGGACCCGGCCGTGGACCACCTGATCGACGGTCTGGTGCGCGCCGGCACACAGGCCGACATGCTGCACCACGCCCATGCCCTGGACCGTGTGCTGCAATGGAACTACTACTGGATCCCCAACTACTACCCGCCGGGCAGCTCCACCGCCTGGTGGAACCGCTTTGGCCTGCCCAAGGTCCAGGCCACCTATGACGAAGGCCTGGATACCTGGTGGGAGGTAAGCCCCACCCCGTTGACCAACGCGCAAATGGCCGAACGCCGGAAGCTATCACCATGA
- a CDS encoding microcin C ABC transporter permease YejB — protein MTAYILRRLLLILPTLLAILLVNFAIVQAAPGGPVEQAVARLQGLGGGAPGARAEVVHGESRATRGLDPKLIEEIKRQYGFDKSAPERLWLMLGQYARLDFGSSFFRGAKVTDLILDKLPVTLSLGLWATLITYLVSIPLGIRKAVRHGSRFDAWSSALIVVGYALPSFLFALLLIVLFAGGTSLNWFPVRGLVSENFAELSLLGKVADYFWHLVLPVGALVIGGFATLTLLTKNAFLDEISRQYVVTARAKGLSERRVLYGHVLRNAMLLVVAGLPQALITMFFAGSLLIEVIFSLDGLGRLSYEAAVSRDYPVVFGTLFIFTLAGLLIRLIGDLSYTLLDPRIDFDTRAH, from the coding sequence ATGACCGCCTACATTCTGCGCCGTCTGCTGCTGATCCTCCCGACGCTACTGGCAATCCTGCTGGTCAACTTCGCCATCGTCCAGGCCGCGCCGGGTGGCCCGGTGGAGCAGGCCGTGGCGCGTCTGCAAGGCCTGGGCGGCGGTGCACCCGGCGCACGCGCCGAGGTGGTACATGGCGAGTCGCGTGCCACCCGCGGTCTGGACCCGAAACTGATCGAAGAAATCAAGCGCCAGTACGGCTTTGACAAGTCGGCCCCCGAACGGCTGTGGTTGATGCTCGGCCAGTATGCCCGGCTGGACTTTGGCAGCAGCTTCTTCCGCGGGGCCAAAGTCACTGACCTGATCCTGGACAAGTTACCGGTGACCCTGTCGCTGGGCTTGTGGGCCACGCTGATCACCTACCTGGTGTCGATCCCGCTGGGCATCCGCAAGGCGGTACGCCACGGCAGCCGCTTCGATGCCTGGAGCAGCGCGCTGATTGTGGTCGGCTACGCACTGCCCTCGTTCCTGTTCGCGCTGCTGCTGATCGTGCTGTTCGCCGGTGGCACCTCGCTCAACTGGTTCCCGGTACGCGGGCTGGTCTCGGAAAACTTCGCCGAGCTCAGCCTGCTGGGCAAGGTCGCCGACTACTTCTGGCACCTGGTGCTGCCGGTCGGGGCCTTGGTGATCGGCGGTTTCGCAACCCTTACGTTGCTGACCAAGAACGCCTTCCTCGACGAGATTTCCCGCCAGTACGTGGTCACCGCCCGGGCCAAGGGCCTGAGTGAGCGCCGGGTGCTGTACGGCCATGTGCTGCGCAATGCCATGCTGCTGGTGGTGGCCGGGTTGCCGCAGGCACTGATCACGATGTTTTTCGCCGGTTCGTTACTGATCGAGGTGATCTTCTCCCTCGATGGCCTCGGCCGCCTGAGCTACGAGGCCGCCGTGTCGCGAGATTACCCGGTGGTGTTCGGTACCCTGTTCATCTTCACCCTGGCAGGCCTGTTGATCCGCCTGATCGGTGACCTGTCGTACACCCTGCTCGATCCGCGTATCGACTTCGACACGAGGGCGCACTGA
- a CDS encoding ABC transporter permease gives MLSPVSRRRLQRFRRNRLGWVSLWLFAGLLLLCLGAELVANDKPLLLSYKGELYVPALKRYSEQEFGGQLPFQPDYRSAYVRQLIADQGGWMLFAPIPFSADTPNYDLLVPTPSPPSTSNWLGTDDQGRDVLARVLYGTRVSLLFAFALTVVSVFIGVVAGALQGYHGGWVDLIGQRLLEVWSGLPVLYLLIILSGFVEPDFWWLLGIMALFSWLTLVDVVRAEFLRGRNLEYVKAARALGLADSQVMLRHILPNAMNATLTYVPFMLTGAITTLTALDFLGFGMPAGSASLGELVTQGKQHLEAPWLGFTAFFALAVILSLLVFIGDALREAFDPRK, from the coding sequence ATGCTGTCCCCCGTCTCGCGCCGCCGCCTGCAACGCTTTCGCCGCAACCGCCTGGGCTGGGTCTCGCTGTGGCTGTTCGCCGGCCTGCTGCTGCTGTGCCTTGGCGCTGAGCTGGTGGCCAACGACAAGCCGCTGCTTCTAAGTTACAAGGGCGAGCTGTATGTGCCGGCGCTCAAGCGCTACAGCGAGCAGGAATTCGGCGGCCAGCTGCCATTTCAGCCCGACTATCGCAGTGCCTATGTACGGCAATTGATCGCAGACCAGGGCGGCTGGATGCTGTTCGCGCCCATCCCGTTCAGCGCCGATACGCCCAACTACGACCTGCTGGTACCCACCCCCAGCCCGCCCAGCACGAGCAACTGGCTAGGCACCGACGACCAGGGCCGCGACGTGCTGGCTCGGGTGTTGTATGGCACGCGGGTATCGCTGCTGTTCGCCTTCGCTCTGACTGTGGTCAGCGTGTTCATCGGTGTAGTGGCCGGCGCGCTGCAGGGCTACCACGGCGGTTGGGTCGACCTGATTGGCCAACGCCTGCTGGAGGTGTGGTCGGGGTTGCCTGTGCTCTACCTGCTGATCATCCTCAGCGGCTTTGTCGAGCCGGATTTCTGGTGGCTGCTGGGGATCATGGCACTGTTTTCCTGGCTGACCCTCGTCGATGTGGTGCGCGCCGAGTTCCTGCGTGGGCGCAACCTGGAGTACGTGAAAGCCGCTCGCGCGCTGGGGTTGGCGGACAGCCAGGTGATGCTGCGGCATATCTTGCCCAATGCAATGAACGCCACGCTGACCTATGTACCGTTCATGCTGACCGGGGCAATCACCACCCTGACTGCGCTGGACTTTCTCGGCTTCGGCATGCCGGCCGGGAGTGCCTCGCTGGGTGAGCTGGTGACCCAAGGCAAGCAACACCTTGAGGCCCCATGGCTGGGCTTTACCGCGTTCTTTGCGCTGGCGGTGATCTTGTCGCTGCTGGTGTTCATCGGCGATGCCTTGCGCGAAGCGTTCGACCCCAGAAAATGA
- the hbdH gene encoding 3-hydroxybutyrate dehydrogenase, with amino-acid sequence MTLTGKTALVTGSTSGIGLGIAQVLARAGANIVLNGFGDPAPAIAEIARHGVKVVHHPADLSDVAQIEALFALAEREFSGVDILVNNAGIQHVAPVEQFPLESWDKIIALNLSAVFHGTRLALPGMRTRNWGRIINIASVHGLVGSTGKAAYVAAKHGVVGLTKVVGLETATSNVTCNAICPGWVLTPLVQKQIDDRAANGGDPLQAQHDLLAEKQPSLAFVTPEHLGELVLFLCSEAASQVRGAAWNVDGGWLAQ; translated from the coding sequence ATGACCCTGACAGGCAAGACTGCACTCGTTACCGGTTCCACCAGCGGCATCGGCTTGGGTATCGCCCAGGTGCTGGCACGCGCCGGCGCCAATATCGTGCTCAACGGCTTTGGCGACCCGGCACCGGCCATAGCCGAAATCGCCCGCCATGGAGTGAAGGTGGTTCACCATCCGGCCGATCTGTCGGACGTGGCCCAGATTGAAGCGTTGTTCGCCCTGGCCGAGCGCGAATTCAGCGGCGTCGACATCCTGGTCAACAACGCCGGCATCCAGCATGTCGCGCCGGTGGAGCAGTTTCCGCTGGAAAGCTGGGACAAGATCATTGCCCTGAACCTGTCAGCTGTGTTCCATGGCACGCGCCTGGCCCTGCCGGGCATGCGCACGCGCAACTGGGGGCGCATCATCAACATTGCCTCGGTGCATGGCCTGGTCGGCTCGACCGGCAAGGCGGCCTATGTGGCAGCCAAGCATGGTGTGGTCGGCTTGACCAAGGTGGTGGGCCTGGAAACCGCCACCAGCAATGTCACCTGCAACGCCATCTGCCCAGGCTGGGTACTGACCCCGCTTGTGCAAAAGCAGATCGACGATCGTGCTGCCAACGGTGGCGATCCGCTGCAAGCACAGCATGATCTGCTGGCCGAAAAGCAACCGTCGCTGGCGTTTGTCACCCCCGAGCACCTGGGTGAACTGGTACTATTCCTGTGCAGCGAGGCCGCAAGCCAGGTTCGCGGCGCCGCCTGGAACGTCGACGGTGGCTGGTTGGCCCAGTGA
- the eco gene encoding serine protease inhibitor ecotin, with translation MRPTPMTAILALTLAAATPAMAASLKDVAPYPEAEKGFTRQVIHLPAQADESAYKLEILAGKTLQVDCNRQHLGGSLEERTLEGWGYNYYRLDKVSGPASTLMACPDGKKTEAFVPVIGDGFLLRYNSKLPVVVYVPKDVEVRYRIWSASQDVQKAKVE, from the coding sequence ATGCGCCCTACCCCGATGACCGCAATTCTGGCCCTCACCCTGGCTGCCGCCACGCCTGCGATGGCGGCAAGCCTGAAGGACGTCGCGCCTTACCCAGAGGCGGAAAAAGGCTTTACCCGGCAGGTCATCCACCTGCCGGCACAGGCCGATGAATCGGCCTACAAACTGGAGATCCTCGCCGGCAAAACGTTGCAAGTCGACTGCAATCGCCAGCACTTGGGGGGTAGCCTTGAAGAACGCACCCTGGAAGGCTGGGGCTACAACTACTACCGCCTGGACAAAGTCAGCGGCCCGGCCAGCACCCTGATGGCCTGCCCGGATGGCAAGAAGACCGAGGCCTTCGTGCCAGTGATCGGTGACGGCTTCCTGCTGCGCTACAACAGCAAGCTGCCGGTGGTGGTGTATGTGCCCAAGGATGTCGAGGTGCGCTACCGCATCTGGTCGGCGTCGCAGGACGTGCAAAAGGCTAAAGTCGAATAA
- a CDS encoding peptidylprolyl isomerase — protein sequence MKAQARHILVKTADEAEKLKQRIANGEAFDVLAKKFSVCPSGKRGGDLGEVRPGQMVGAIDQVIFKKPLRVVHGPIKSKFGYHLVQTFYRD from the coding sequence ATGAAAGCCCAAGCCCGCCACATCCTGGTCAAAACCGCTGACGAAGCCGAGAAGCTTAAACAGCGCATCGCCAACGGCGAGGCTTTCGACGTGCTGGCCAAAAAGTTTTCGGTCTGCCCTTCTGGCAAGCGCGGCGGCGACCTGGGCGAAGTCCGCCCGGGCCAGATGGTCGGCGCCATCGACCAGGTGATTTTCAAGAAGCCTTTGCGTGTAGTGCACGGGCCGATCAAGAGCAAGTTCGGCTACCACCTGGTGCAAACGTTCTATCGCGATTGA